The Triticum aestivum cultivar Chinese Spring chromosome 5A, IWGSC CS RefSeq v2.1, whole genome shotgun sequence genomic sequence CAGTAAGGGCACATGATAAATACATCTGGGGAGCTTTCGGAGACCCTTGGCGGGCTCGCCTGCATGGTCTCACAAGAGGGTTGCTGGGCAGGGGGAAGCACCACTCATGCGTCGCCAAATATCCAGCGCCCTATGTCCTCCAGGATGTAGAAATGTCCAAAATTCCATTCATCCTTGCAAGTTTTTTACTTCACGACACTCCCTGCGAATCACGGGTATGTTGTCGTAAAAGAAACGCATAGCTGAAGTGTACACTTGTTACAGATATATCGGTAACTCACCATTGGATCTACCGTCTGGAAAACTACCGGCAACATGCTCGAAATAATCTCTCCTTGCATCTGCATTGAAAAAAAAAATGAATGAGGAAACACAGCTCATAAAAATATATGCACAAGGAACGAGCGCCCACCGGCTGGCACCACAGGCTAGTCGGCCTGGGATTGAATCCTTACACTGCTATATTATTAGGCTGGCTAGTTACTCCTAGCCACCCATTCATTGAACTCGTTTGAAAATAAAAGCAACAACTATGCACACACTTACCATGCTTCATAGTTAACGAAGGGTCTTCTTTCTCTGTATAGCCAACTACCTTCGCAGGATTTCCTACCGCCATGCTTTCAAACACAAAACAAGTGTCAAAACAATGATGATCAACATAAAGCAGATAATAATCACGGTGCAAGACTAGTTATGAAAGACATAGGGAAATGAAAACTTAACAAACAATAACAATGGaggcaaatgttaagaaactaaaTGTTCACAAAAACAGACTGAGCCATTATTAGTATATCTAAAGGTGTACTGGATCGCAGGCTTTAAGCTTCAGTGTATGTGTATCCATTCAAAAATTAATGCATATATTCCTTCCTACTTTAAAACCACTAGTGAACTTCTTTAACTCAGAGAATATTATAGACCCTTGTCAGGCCCACCAGGCTACAAGTGAATATGTTCAAATTGAAAAGGGAATAAAATCgactatttactaatgatgagcaTAATTAGACCTCTCTATCCTACTTGAGGGGAAACCGGACGACCATGAAAAAACAGTATCCTAAAGGGCGCTCCTTTAAAAACTACAAATACTTATAATGCCGCATTCGTTGGAAATATTCAAGGCGTAGCATTCAGTAGCTCAATTAGTAAAGCAAATACAGTATTCTACACTAAGCAACAGTATTCAgattgttagagtacgtaatgggcctaatggggggagtcaagtaaacctctctatataaggggaggagatgtatcaatctaatcaagtaagaattaagaaggaaatcccttccctcttgcccggccgtgggcaaaaaggcccccggccggccttcTCGCGCCCTCCTAGCAGCCACATAACACAGATCATGtattcttcttgttttctgtcTTTCTAAGGAAATCGCATTGCAAGAACGAGAATATATATCATATCTACTGATGCTCATTACTAACAAAATTTGGCATTGCAGCATCATTACTTAAGAATTTAAATTAAGTCCAACTTCTTTCTAACCTGTGAGGCGGTACATGCTTTAAAACAAGGGAACCAGCGGCAATCATGGCACCTTCGCCTACAGTTATGTTGCCAAGGATAGTAGCACCAGCTCCAAGAAGAGCTCCCTGACCGATCTTGGGGTGCCTATCTCCGTGTTCCTTTCCAGTACCTCCAAGTGTAACACCCTGTAGCAAAGGCCTACCTGGTAAGCTGGTGAACAATTAGGAACCTTCTATAATTAAATTTTGACCAAAAAGGAAACACCACGGGAACACACATATGAAGGCCATACTTAGGCTATATATTTAGTTCGAACCAAGGGAGGACTACATTCGTCACAAAagattttacaaaactgaaaataAGCATGCATGGTAAGAAAGCGCAAAACAAGCACCCCTTATGTTTTGCTACCTTCTCTTATATTATCTCATACAGCAAAAATTGAAATATTTCCTCAAGCCTAGCATTTGGTTCCGCTCGGGTATCATTTCTCCTGAATATGTGTTTGTTTGGTCTGGGACGCGAACGAATACGGAACAGAGGGGATTCCGTATCAGGTCGGGAACGGACGTTTTTGGGGATGTGATGTGTTGTATCCGATAGCATCGTAACAAAAACAGAATGGACGAACTAAACGGCTGCTACTGTTTCCTAAAGCATTGCAATCAAAGTGGGATTTTTCAGCCCTTCCAAACACGTCGTAAGATATTCACCTGATGTGAATTGAATGATTCATAGTTGTACAAAAACAAAAATATTCAACAAAAGAATTTAAATTGATGTGCACGTAGATATTTCGTTATCTGAATCATATTATCCATTTTTTATAGTATGATAAAAGCAAATGAAAGAAATATTTAATTATTTGCACAAGGACAATTTAAAACTATAGGAAACAAGATATGTGACAGAGCTAACAAccagagaagaagaaaaataagttAAATTCTGGATGGAATTAAAAATTATATTGAAAAGTAATGCTTTATGTTAAAATCAGAAATAGCAAGAACAGGGTGATGCATGTCACCTGCATTAATGAAACCCAGTTGCCAACAACAGCAGTTTCACCAATGACTAGACCTGTTCCATGATCCAACAATATTCCTTCTCCAATTTTGGCAGCTGCAGATTTAGCATTAAAGAATGTTAAGAGAACAGACTAAAATACCATATCATACCACAATAGAACAAAGACACCAGTTAAGATCACAGGTTTACTTTTAAAAACTCAAAAGCAAATATCATCCGAGTATGAGGATATATTTAAGGATTTGATGCTTATAAATTCATAAATTGGTAAATAACTGCAGACTCATACATAAGCAAGCTTTAGAAAATGATTAAAACATGAGCAATGCTTCTATGCTCCCAAAAAGTGAACACAATTACAAAGACAAACCTTGGTTCAGGTTAAGATATTTACTAGGATAacataaacatacatacatattcCCAAGCAGCAGATCCATATGCACTAGTAAAGGCAACAAAACACATTTCCGCGAAGGTAATAGAAAAAGCTAAACATCAAGTAGCTATTTTTTGAGTGGAAAAGCCAAACATCATATAGCTCAAGAGCAACCCCAGTATTAAACACATAGCAGGAAATATAAGACAATTTTGTACAGATATATGATACACCAATGATATACCTGGGTGTATATCCACTGCAAAAACCTGAAAAGAGAAGGATAGCACATGTTAAACATAAATGTATGCTAAAAACCTGCTTCTTAAGAAATCAAGGTTCACCTCACTGATACGGCTTTGCAGCGCCAACGCCAGAACCTTACGCCCTTGATTCCATAAAACATGAGCTATCCTATAGGACTGCAAGGAATGGTAACCCTGTAGCAGTTTGCAAGCAACATGAGTCTTGTTACCTTTTCCGGATATGAACGATATGATAGCATGATTTTGTAGTCACCTTTAGGTATAATAGGGCCCAGCTATATTGTGCACAGGAAGGATCTCTTCCTTTGAAGGCCTAAATTTAGACAAGGAGACCATTAATGCAACGATAGCGTGATACAGAACAAATTAACATGCACACACAAAACACGACACCTCAATAGGACAATGATACACTCACCTGAGCATCAAGGCGAATGGAACGGCGTATATCTACGTCATTCATCATGACGTCATTGAAAATGTCGATTAGCTGAGTCGCAAGTAAGGTTGGATCTTCAAGCCTGTTTGCAAGGACGAAGCTCAACGCCCGCTCCAGACAGTCGTGAGATAATACGCTCGCATATAAGAAGCTACTTAAAATAGGCTCCTTCTCTGCCTGCGAAATGCGGATACTGCCGTCAGTCATCATGTAAAACTAAcagtaaacatgatgcaaagttTTGCAATAAGACAAGAAGAGTATAAGAGTCAACGACACTCAAAAGCATAGCTTCGCGACAATAAAGCTCGGATGTCGGACGTGAGTCATGCATGCCTAAGGCTTGATTGGGCACAAAATGTTTCCGGTTCCTGCATCTTATTGGCATTGGCACTTCACACACCTTTACAAGACAGTCAGATTTCAGCATCATCAGATGTGAGTTGCCTGAAATGTTTTCCTTTCCCAGAGTTGACCTCTGAGCAGTGACAACATATAAACGCACTGAGGCTTCTAGCTCACACCGCATAGTTTGAATTGATTGCACTTTTGCCTCCATAAATTACTTTGGCTGAACTGAACTATCAACTAGTACTATTACACAATATCTAGTTCAGAAGAACAATAAGTCCAAGCACTAAAGAGGAAGTAGCACTTTTACCACATCAACTAGCTATATTTAAACAATAAAATTATCAAGACCATATGTGTAAATGTAATACACCACTATCGAACTGAACTTCACTCACTCAGTCACTCGATatatatgtgcaagcaaattcgAAGGCTAGAAAAAGCTAGCTCAAGAGAGAAAGAAAATCCAGTTGCAGTTGTTCATTAAATTCGAAGTCTAGAAATAGCTAATGACGCAGAAGAAGAGATAAAATTAAGTCCAGTTGCAGTATTTTGACCATTAAATTCGAAGGCTGGAAAAAATATAGTAGTGACTTGAAAGAACTGGATTCTTGCCGCCTGGGATCAAAATTCAGTCAACTGAACCTCGGGAAACACGAGAAAGGTCACGAGACCAGGAAATCGCCGCCCAAAAAACGCAGCTTTTCCTCGTCGCTCCAGCCCCAAATTCACCACCAGGGTGCAACCAGAGAAAAAATTACAGCGATCGAATAAAAATAAGAACGGCGCAACGCGAGCGAATCTGCGATGGAGCGGCGGGATGGCATGGACGGCGCTCACCTCGGACCTGGCCTCGGCCTTGACGGCCTCCCATATGGGGTCCCCGGCGGCGGAGGGGTCGAGGAGCACGGCCCGCGCCCGCGAGCTCCCCATGACGTAGATGGGGAACATGGCCTCGGAGCGCGGggcccggccgccgccccgccgctcccccgtcgcctcgccgccgccggcgtggTCCTCCGACACCTTCTCGACCACGAGGCACTCGCACGACGACATGGGCGCGCCGGGCGCCGGCGCTCCCGACGGCGGGGTACGTATCTAGGTTTTCGCCGCCGGCGGTCCGACGCCGGGGCcgggcggggaggcgcgggggTGTGGGGCGAGCGGCAAAAGGAAGGAAAGGAGCGGTTGGGAGCAGAGGAGAGCGGCGAGGCGGGACCGGCAGCAAGGGACGGTGGTGGAGAGGTGAGGGCCGGGCGTGCGCGCGTGGGTGGCTGGGCGGtgtggcgcggcgcggcggggcgggcgTTTGTAGGCTTGCGCTTTTGGTCGGGGTCCGTCGTGGGAATTTTGCGGCGCGTGGGGGAGAGGATGGGATCACGGGGCCCGCCCGACCCCCGGACCTGTGCCGGAACGGCGGCCGCGAGCCCGCTGGGGTTTGGCTGGCGTGTGGGACCGTGGATGCGCACCGCGCCGCACAACCAACGGTGGAAAATAGCAGAACGGTGGCGTTGTGGGTGTGCAACGCCCGCGGCGCCTCTCTCCTGCTCGGCTCGGGCGTGCCGTTGCAGCTCGTTTGGAGGTGTTTCATTCTATTTTCAAACTTTCGATCTATCCATCAACTAACATCAGgagtaaaaattacatccagacgACTACAAGTACTACGGCGAGCCTAAGCCACGCCggcatcatcgcccctccctcatcagAGCCGGGAACAAATTGTTGCAGTAGACAGTCGAAAAGTCATCTTGCTAATGACTCGTAAGACCAAGGCGTCAGAACAACAGCCGCCGTCAATGAAGAAAAGCGtggatcgaaaggatccaacccgCAGACACACTTACGTAGGTGAATGAGGACCGGATCCCagcggatccaccgaagacaaacgccgACCAGATCTCACGAGATCCGCCAGAGACACAGCTCCGCACGTCTTCCGACGAAGCTAGAAGCACCGCCGGGACGGACGCTGGGCGAGGGCAATCTTATTCCATCTTTAGAAAACGGGTCATACGAGACGAGGCGGACTGGCCAGAGGCAGGGAAACCCTAGCGAAGAGCCTTGGTCGGAGGAGGCACGAGCGAAGGGGTCTTCACTCCGCCCCTTGTAAGTTGGTTTTCCCTCTACAACCTTCTTGGTTTGGAATATTCCAAACCAAATTGATACTTTTTTTCTTATCTTTATGAAAACCAAGCaatg encodes the following:
- the LOC123105839 gene encoding probable serine acetyltransferase 2 → MSSCECLVVEKVSEDHAGGGEATGERRGGGRAPRSEAMFPIYVMGSSRARAVLLDPSAAGDPIWEAVKAEARSEAEKEPILSSFLYASVLSHDCLERALSFVLANRLEDPTLLATQLIDIFNDVMMNDVDIRRSIRLDAQAFKGRDPSCAQYSWALLYLKGYHSLQSYRIAHVLWNQGRKVLALALQSRISEVFAVDIHPAAKIGEGILLDHGTGLVIGETAVVGNWVSLMQGVTLGGTGKEHGDRHPKIGQGALLGAGATILGNITVGEGAMIAAGSLVLKHVPPHSMAVGNPAKVVGYTEKEDPSLTMKHDARRDYFEHVAGSFPDGRSNGSVVK